In a genomic window of Balaenoptera ricei isolate mBalRic1 chromosome 3, mBalRic1.hap2, whole genome shotgun sequence:
- the LOC132363202 gene encoding cytochrome c oxidase subunit 7B, mitochondrial produces MFPLAKNALSHLRVRSIPQTMARQSHQKRAPNFHDKYGNAVLASGATFCVAVWAYTATQIGIEWNLSPVGRVTPKEWREQ; encoded by the coding sequence ATgtttcccttggccaaaaacgcaCTAAGTCATCTCCGAGTTCGAAGCATTCCGCAAACAATGGCAAGGCAGAGCCACCAGAAGCGGGCACCTAATTTCCATGACAAATATGGTAATGCTGTATTAGCTAGTGGAGCCACTTTCTGTGTTGCTGTATGGGCATATACAGCAACACAAATTGGAATAGAATGGAACCTGTCCCCTGTTGGCAGAGTCACCCCAAAGGAATGGAGAGAACAATGA